A stretch of DNA from Amylolactobacillus amylophilus DSM 20533 = JCM 1125:
GTAGCACGTGTGTAGCCCAGGTCATAAGGGGCATGATGATTTGACGTCATCCCCACCTTCCTCCGGTTTGTCACCGGCAGTCTCACTAGAGTGCCCATCTTAATGCTGGCAACTAGTAATAAGGGTTGCGCTCGTTGCGGGACTTAACCCAACATCTCACGACACGAGCTGACGACAACCATGCACCACCTGTCTTAGCGTTCCCGAAGGAAACGTCCCATCTCTGGGATTGGCGCTAGATGTCAAGACCTGGTAAGGTTCTTCGCGTTGCTTCGAATTAAACCACATGCTCCACCGCTTGTGCGGGCCCCCGTCAATTCCTTTGAGTTTCAACCTTGCGGTCGTACTCCCCAGGCGGAGTGCTTAATGCGTTAGCTCCAGCACTGAGAGGCGGAAACCTCCCAACACTTAGCACTCATCGTTTACGGCATGGACTACCAGGGTATCTAATCCTGTTCGCTACCCATGCTTTCGAGCCTCAGCGTCAGTTACAGACCAGAGAGCCGCCTTCGCCACTGGTGTTCTTCCATATATCTACGCATTCCACCGCTACACATGGAGTTCCACTCTCCTCTTCTGCACTCAAGTTATACAGTTTCTGATGCAATTCCTCGGTTGAGCCGAGGGCTTTCACATCAGACTTATACAACCGCCTGCACTCGCTTTACGCCCAATAATTCCGGATAACGCTCGCCACCTACGTATTACCGCGGCTGCTGGCACGTAGTTAGCCGTGACTTTCTGGTTGGTTACCGTCAAATAAAGTACAGTTACTTACCTTATCCTTCTTCTCCAATAACAGAGTTTTACGAGCCGAAACCCTTCTTCACTCACGCGGCGTTGCTCCATCAGACTTTCGTCCATTGTGGAAGATTCCCTACTGCTGCCTCCCGTAGGAGTTTGGGCCGTGTCTCAGTCCCAATGTGGCCGATCACTCTCTCAAGTCGGCTACGTATCATCGTCTTGGTAAGCCGTTACCTTACCAACTAACTAATACGCCGCAGGTCCATCCTTTAGTGATAGCTTTCGCCATCTTTCAAACATCTATCATGTGATAGTTGTTGTTATGCGGTATTAGCATCTGTTTCCAAATGTTATCCCCCGCTATAGGGTAGGTTACCCACGTGTTACTCACCCGTCCGCCACTCGTTCCATTGTTAATCGCTTTGGTGCAAGCACCGCCACTCTTAACCAGAACTCGTTCGACTTGCATGTATTAGGCACGCCGCCAGCGTTCATCCTGAGCCAGGATCAAACTCTCAATTTTTATCTTGAGATATTCTTCAAATAGCTCTTAGTTTTATTGTTTATTCACGAATTGACTTCGCTTAAATCTTTAGGGGTTTGACCCCCCGCACACTTAAATCGAAACTTTGTTCAGTTTTCAAAGGTCTACTGCGTCGCCGTTGACGACTTATAAATGTTACCACGTCGCTCTAGGATTTGCAAGCGCTTTTTAAATCGCATTTGATGCTTTTCTTAAGCTCTTGTTTTCTCCCGACAACAAGATAATACTTTACCAGAACGTCGTTTGCTTTGCAAGAAGTTTTTTTAACTTCTAGCTCAGCTCGCCTTGACTTGCTTTCGCTTGTCCTCTTGACGACTTGAACTATGTTACCTGATTCTTTTTATAAATGCAAGAAAAAAAGAACAGCATTTGCTATTCTTTTAATTCTGGCGCGTCAGTCTTATATTTATCAAAGGTTGAGACGCCTTTATTTTGTTTTAGTAAACTAGTCGTCGTAGTTTTATCCAACTTTTCTAGGAGTTTTTGCGTGTCCTTGACCGTGTATGAATACTTGGATTTGTCTATCTTCTTGAACCACTTCGGCTCATAAAAGCGCAATAAATCCCCGGTAATCACACGATCTGACAAAGATAACTCTGAGGTCACGCTATTGGCGATAGTCGCTAACTCATCCTTCTCCTCTTTCGTTGGTTTCTTAATCTTCTTACCCGTCTGAGTGTAGTAATAAGCAGTTGAGACCTTACTGTACTTCGGTGTAACGAAGTCACCATTCCGCTGCGCAACAATTTGGCGATTTGCAGAGGAAAGTAGATCATTACCAAACTGAATCGTATTTTCGTTGTTCACTCCAAGAAGATTCAAAAGAGTCGGCAGGACATCAATTTCTCCACCGTATGTGTGATTAACCCCACCTTTTAATCCGGGCATGTGAAAAATCAACGGTACACGTTGAAATTGTAGATTATCGAAATCATCAAACGTCTTTTGGCCAAATAATTGGGCACTCGCCTTCTTGTGATTACCAGAAATACCGTAGTGATCCCCATACATCATAATGAGTGAATTGTTGTACAGGCCGGTATCCTTCAAATACTGAATAAATTCACCAAGAGCCTGATCAAGATAATGTGCTGTTTGTACGTAGCCATCCACAGTAGAATCACCAGTATCCGTCTTCACAATCTGTTGATTCTCCTTGTCAAGTGGGTATGGATAGTGATTAGTCACAGTAATGATTTTGGTATAAAACGGCTGAGGTAATTGCTCGATATACTTACTTGACTGCTTAAGGAAGAGCTTATCCTTTAAACCATAGTTCAGATAAAAGCCCTTCTTGTTCGTGTAGTCAGCCAAATCGAAGAAAAAGTCATACCCCCAAGACTTATAGGTGTTCTTCCTGTTCCAAAATGAACCCTTACCACCATGCATGACCGCCGTGGTATAGCCTTGTTGCCCCAGAATTGCCGGTGCAGCTTCGAACGTGTTGGCCGTACCATAGAGCGACATTGCAGAGCCTGAAGGTAACCCAAACAAGGAGTTCTCAAGCATCATCTCCGCATCACTAGTCTTACCCTGACCAACCTGATTAAAGAAGTTATCAAAACTGAGCGTATTTTGGTCAGCCACTAACTTATTAAGATTTGGTGTTACTTCTTGCCCATCAACCTTATAGTTGATGAGGAACTGTTGGAAACTCTCTAGGTGGATGACAAAAACGTTTTTATTCTTCGCAACACCTGTATAAGCAGGATTTGGCGTTGCACGATACTTCTCGATGTAATCCTGCACGGTTTTTAGATCGCTGGCATTAGCCTTCGCCATCACAGCAGTGGTCTGTGCAGTCTTGACCCCATCATAGACGGCATAGGTATTTAAGCCCAGGTACTTCACGATATAATTATTATCGAAAGTTCTGGTCAATAATCCAGAGCGATCAGTCTGGGCCATTGTAAGGTTGAGCCCGATTAACAGGCCCGAGAGCGCCACAACCATGAAACTAGTCCTTGGTCGGACGATGCGATTATCAATTCGAATTAGCTTGAATGACACTAGCAAAATTAAGAGGACAACATCTAGGAATGCTAGAAAGTCGGTTGGCAAAAGAATACCGATAATGCTGTTACTGAGGTTATCAGAGGCTGAGCCCGAACTCTTGATAATGGACATTGAGAGAAAATCGGAGAATTCTCGATAGTAGAGGATGTTGGCAAATAACCACAGCGAGAGCAAGAAATCGATTGCTATAATAATCCAATACGATTTACGTCCCTTAAAGAACAACCCAATTCCAAATAAGAGAATGGCTGTGGGGATCGGATTAAACAGCAACAAGAACTGCTGCATTGCGCCAGTTGCACCGAGATTGAATTTTGTCTGATAAATCAGATAAGTTTTTAACCAGAATGAAAGTACGACAATTGTGAAAAAGCCGATTTTTGTTTTAAAAAGCCAATCGACTAGCTTGATAAATGAGCTAGTCAACCGAGACTTTACGTTAACCATTAGGTTACTCCTTTGTTTAAACTACTGTAAAATAATACACTTTTATTGGCTCAAAGCGACAACTCGCGGCCTTTTTTAGTAAAAATTAACTCTTTCGTGGCTTGGCCACGAGGGCAATCAGGCCAAGAATCATACCCAAAAAGTATGTGACAAATCGCCATAAGAACATTGCCAAAACCATTGAACTCTGATTAGTTAGAAACATCGCAAACAATGATTTAAAGCTTAGCTCCGCGCCACCTGTACCGCCAGGAATTGGTACTATTGAAATAATCATCGTTATCATAACGTTTAATATTAGAACTTCAAAGTAATTAGCTTGCACGCCTACAGCAAGTAAAATGAAGTACGGTACTGAGTAGAACGCCAACCGATCAACGACTGTCAGAATCGTTGAAAAAAGAAGTTTTCGTCCCGCTCGCTTCAGCTGCATTCCTTCCTCATAGAAGTTGTCAATCTTCGTAATGGTGATATTTTGCCATGCCAATACCTTGTCGGGATTCAGATGGCGCCCTAGCAAATTAAAGACTGCCCGGACAATGCGCTTAGTCCAATCATACTTAAACATCACCAGCAATAAAAAAATAATTGAGATCGTATGAACGACGAAGCCAATCAAGATTAAGAAAACAAGGCCTGAAAATTGCTGCATCATTAAGTCAAAGCCGAAAAACAGGGTCAGGACGTAACTAACGAGGACAACAAACTGAAAGATGATAAACTTCATCAGCAAGATAGACGTCGCTCGGCCGCCTTCCACACCCATCTGAACGAGGCCGACCAACTGTGCTGGTTGCCCACCGGATGCCATTGGCGTAATCGCATTAAAGAGTGCCTGCATCGCAGGTACCCGCAGAAACGCCCATTTTTTATTTCTTGGAAATCTGCGATCCCGCTCCAGAATATAGAAGATTAGCGAGTCGGTCACAAATGAAACTAACATGACTAAGATAGCCACTAGAAAAAATCTGCTATTGAATCGGGCCAATGCGTGACCAACCGACTCAAAATCAAGGTCAGAAATCTCATACCAGAAGACACCGCCACTAAGGACGAGAACCGCCAGCAAACCCAATACTTGTTTTTTCGACATTCTATCTCCTAATTTGACCCAATTTAACACCCTGATCGTACTGATCCTGATAAAATTGCTGCCAAATTCTAGTTAGGTTCTCCTCAGAATATTTAGATGAAGCCTCATTCGATTTTTGCTTGTATTCCTCTAAAATATTTGGGTGAGCCAGGACGTTTTTAATTTGGGCATCGAGCGCCGCATAATCAGCACCGGTGAGATAATAGCCGTCAATAATTGCGCGGTAGAGGTCTAAATCACGCAACAATACAGGTGCGCCACAACTGAACGCCTCAAGCACAGACATTGGAAATAGTTCATCAAATGACGGCAAGAGGAATAGGTTGCATATATTGCAGTAATCCACTAGCCTGTTTCGA
This window harbors:
- a CDS encoding lysylphosphatidylglycerol synthase transmembrane domain-containing protein, which encodes MSKKQVLGLLAVLVLSGGVFWYEISDLDFESVGHALARFNSRFFLVAILVMLVSFVTDSLIFYILERDRRFPRNKKWAFLRVPAMQALFNAITPMASGGQPAQLVGLVQMGVEGGRATSILLMKFIIFQFVVLVSYVLTLFFGFDLMMQQFSGLVFLILIGFVVHTISIIFLLLVMFKYDWTKRIVRAVFNLLGRHLNPDKVLAWQNITITKIDNFYEEGMQLKRAGRKLLFSTILTVVDRLAFYSVPYFILLAVGVQANYFEVLILNVMITMIISIVPIPGGTGGAELSFKSLFAMFLTNQSSMVLAMFLWRFVTYFLGMILGLIALVAKPRKS
- a CDS encoding LTA synthase family protein, with the translated sequence MVNVKSRLTSSFIKLVDWLFKTKIGFFTIVVLSFWLKTYLIYQTKFNLGATGAMQQFLLLFNPIPTAILLFGIGLFFKGRKSYWIIIAIDFLLSLWLFANILYYREFSDFLSMSIIKSSGSASDNLSNSIIGILLPTDFLAFLDVVLLILLVSFKLIRIDNRIVRPRTSFMVVALSGLLIGLNLTMAQTDRSGLLTRTFDNNYIVKYLGLNTYAVYDGVKTAQTTAVMAKANASDLKTVQDYIEKYRATPNPAYTGVAKNKNVFVIHLESFQQFLINYKVDGQEVTPNLNKLVADQNTLSFDNFFNQVGQGKTSDAEMMLENSLFGLPSGSAMSLYGTANTFEAAPAILGQQGYTTAVMHGGKGSFWNRKNTYKSWGYDFFFDLADYTNKKGFYLNYGLKDKLFLKQSSKYIEQLPQPFYTKIITVTNHYPYPLDKENQQIVKTDTGDSTVDGYVQTAHYLDQALGEFIQYLKDTGLYNNSLIMMYGDHYGISGNHKKASAQLFGQKTFDDFDNLQFQRVPLIFHMPGLKGGVNHTYGGEIDVLPTLLNLLGVNNENTIQFGNDLLSSANRQIVAQRNGDFVTPKYSKVSTAYYYTQTGKKIKKPTKEEKDELATIANSVTSELSLSDRVITGDLLRFYEPKWFKKIDKSKYSYTVKDTQKLLEKLDKTTTTSLLKQNKGVSTFDKYKTDAPELKE